The genomic interval caaaacagttacttgtacatccaaaatacaaaatagaacaagacaagaaaTGCAATGTAATTTACGAAATCCCGCATAAATCGTGCAAAACAATCATACATTGGAGAAACAGGGAGGACATTCAACAAAAGGAAGAAAGAACATCAGAAAGAATgtgaaaaagagacaactggaaggtttacaagaagcctaaaacaaaaaATCCGAACAGGAGATCTTAAAAATCAGCCATATCAGATCATTGCAAAATATACAAACCACATCATGGACCGGGACAACGGCAAAATCATCGGCACAGAAAGTAACAAATTCAAACGACGGATTAAGGAGGCGATGGAACTAAGGAAGCGGCCCAAGGAAACCATCAATCGGGATGAGGGAGCATACCTGGGACTCCCTCCTCCATTAGCCATCAAGCGGCGGAGGGAGTCCCAGGTATGccttgacaggtctgcctggttggccacgcctataagaacagctgataggcaacgcatcacagtggtcaggtgacccttctgaagaagaccgcagatgacagtcgaaacatgtcaggtaaaaattccatcgaatgtaccaaaaatattgtctgattacaggaAAATTTGAAAAGCACATtccaaggtgttgctgtagcttgtttaattcacatgcagtcagtagtcgTTTGTTCAACTTCTTCAGCGGTGTTCCTTAAGGTTCCGTTTTAGGTCCTCTATTTTTTGGGGCTATTTTACTGGTGGCCCGTGAGTTCAGTTCCAAAAACTTATGagaaactcacatttttgcatcaaaaagtgctctcatataaatgatctttgactagctgttttgtagaaagtccttttttttattttttattaaacagtccaacaaaataatacaataataatacaattccaattccaaaaccagcaacattcagaatagcaatcaacagagtaatcgagaggacacacaaacatgacccaaaacaatccaaaagtagtcaaacaaaaaatgaataacatcaacaacagtatcaattccaacatagcagtgattagaaatcactAATTTACattatcacagccatttataaaaaaacaataaaaacattaaaaaaattaacgaTAGTGTCAAAGTGGATTACACTTGTATCACATATCATAagattgacaacacattgtgtccaatatttaccaaaaaaaaaaaaagaagtcatattttaggttcatgtaATAGTTAAAACAAGTTCAAATAATGTATCCCATATTCCGATATATGACTCtttattatctcaactaaattcagtttttctactgatattgtcaggttcaaacactgatgacatctattaaacaagacaagaagcaaagaatcaaacagagacagaattcaatttggactcaattgaggagagacgcagggacactgtactcttgtacaatctccagcacgctctggcaaaagattgtactcctccttctttatttgactttcttccgaccacatgaccacagcttccacttccagagggaagtgggtcgtaaacagcgttgcctttggttaccgaacagttcaaaagaagaggtggtaaaatagttcaaaaagacgttcgtaaaccagttcaaaaaggaggctcaagaagaggtcgcctggaggggagtctggtcttgcttcctctccgctttgaagtccttgggttagaacaatagctttctgttgattaccatacatgaaagaaaacagaacaccttcattttgcttccccccctacacagtggagttttacgagccttactcttggtaggtttcaaagacagcttttgtcttctcaaaagacactcaatgtaacacaaagtttttgtgataacttagaaacaattattctaacagatatcatctccatagcttgtgtataccagtcagtgtgtatgacgtgtgtataccagtcagaatgagttggactatcaacatctatccatttttaaatattaccctttttgtcatgatgcatattgaaagaaatgcatttttactctttgatggcatgttactaaattgatgcagatcaccaagacCACAAGtctgcagtgtcattgggatgtttatatttaggaatgtgGTCCTTAAAAAAGTCTGTAACTCCGATAAAATAAATAGACCGACTATAAATGTCCACTTGGCTTGAAAGCGTGacacaatgcattgtgggtcttgctggactCTGACTTGTTTATTTACATGGGCAAATACAAGACTCTGGGCTTAATTTTagttgattttctttaaaaagctcAAAAGATGGCACTAAAGTGCGGCGGCAGTAGCTGCCACAATGGAGGTCATGATCGTTTCAGGAAACAGAAGGATTTGGTGAGATTGTTCTTATTTTCAGCGAAGTCGGGCTATGAAGCTGATAAAGAGACGGCGAATAGCTTACATAGCAGTTgtgagacgatcaaacatgactttttaacgccatcacctggtacatgttggtgtgttcacggcATTTTCACACTGGTACGTTTGAATCAAACCGTGTTTTATTCTGTTACATACGTAGCATTTAGCAGGATGTTAGCATTAGCAAGCTAGCTGTGGTCGAGTTTacaatttacagtattttggaaaaagttacgttgaagttaaagtaccaatgattgtcacacacacacactaggtgtggtgaaatttgtcctctgcatttgacccatccccttgttcaccccctgggagaagaggggagcagtgggcagcagcagtggccgcgctcgggaatcatttttggtgatttaacccccaattccaacccttgatgctgagtgccaagcaaggaggtaatggctcccgtttttatagtctttggtatgactcggccggggtttgaactcacaacctaccgatctcagggcggacactctaaccactgagtaggtaaaataaaaggagtaggaaaaataACTTTTAGTCGTGGGTAAGCACAAAAGTAAATGAGTGATTTTTTCAAAGAGGTAGCGTAGTGATCAAGCGTTTAAAAGTAACAATGGGTTCATTTTTTCGGAGAAAGCAGCCAATGAAACGAGGCCGGGGGATGCATAAGACATAAAAGACGTAGATTACGCACAATTTGAACAAAGGACAAAGAGCCTTAATGGATTTTACAATCTTGAATTCTTCACCGGTATAAAAACCAAATCCGTTGACGAGACATAGACAAGTTTGGCGGcacgtttaccgtattttccggaccataaggcgcaccggattaaaaggggcactgccgatgaatggtcaatGTTtgatcttcaagccactttctgacagtcgcttcgggatgtgtcgttttgtgggcggtcttatttacgtggctcaccttcgacagcgtcttctccccgtcatctttgttgtagcggtgtagcgtgcaaggacgggagtggaagaagtgtcaaaagatggagctaactgttttaatgacattcacactttacttcaatcaataacggagcagcatctcctcatccgtggctcactagttcaacaacaacgctggaaatgtgtcccgtaaaaaaaccgtccttgggtgaataatgtaaactcactacacctgtatgttttagcgctttcatggcgagtttactgacagatataagtaagaactttacactactttatattagaaatggcaacagcggaggatgaatgtcccgtaacaagaagatcgagaagaagaagaagcttatcgactacggtgtcggcacggtcTACGAAGGtggatgcgcgcaaattttcaggacttatgcagatcccaaatacagatcagcaggtaccagaaggtaaaagttgcttttgcataatattgcaaaagaaaacgccagataatatgtcttaccttatacacatagAAGCATAGTACaaaccatcaagtggtgcggcttcatagcttaccaaagtcgtactaaaacattttggtataatttttgagcaccgtgtataatgttctatatcttcaatggaacatataagattttggtgtttacttgagtcatattgcagtctacacgtatctcttatgtgactgccgtcatatttttCAgggttttcctgagggaactctcttgaAGGAATCAATTAAGTACTTTCTATCTTatctattgcagtctacacgtaactcgtatgtgtgactgccatctactggtcacatttgtcatttcaccatgtaccaaataaaatagcttcgaggttggtaagcacaaccaaaattattccgtacattaggcacactggtttataaggcgcactgtcgagttttgataaaatgaaagcattttaagtgcgccttatagtccgtaaaaataGCTTTTAGTCGTGGGTAAGCACAAAAGTAAATGACTGTTATTTTCAAAGAGGTAGTGTTTAAAAGTACCAATGGGTTTGTTTTTTCGGAGAAAGCTGGCAATGAAACAAGGCCGGGGGACACATAAGAAATGAACGACGTAGATTACGCACAATTTGAACAAAGGACAAAGAGTCTTAATTCTTCACCGGTATAAAAAACGACTCCGTTGACGAGACACAGACACGGTGCTGCCGGTTTACTTGATTCAAATCTCTGGCGCAACGCTCAAACGAGTCAATTCCACCATTTTTCCAGGCGGTGAGCCTTCGGAATAGGTGCAGTTGGTCTCTGTAAGGTCGCTTGTTTGtacgatccattttaatccagtttgttgctcgCTCTCATATTGTAAACAAAGCCTTTGTCCAACAAGTATGACTACCCGGCCTCGCAATGCACTGCAAAATAACGtggctagagcagtggtccccaacctttttgtagctggggaccggtcaacgcttgaaaatttgtcccacggaccggggatgGGGgggttcataaagaaatacaatcatgtgtgcttacggactgtatccctgcagactgtattgatctatattgacatacacatacacaatatgtatatattgtgttttttattttgatttaatacaaaaaaaatgtttttatttatttttttatttttttatttttaatttcttgcgcggcccggtaccaatcggtccggtggttggggaccactgtcttagaggacttttttggggggggatttaaaacataaaaataatagtgaagggaAAAGTTCAGCTCCCCAGTCCCTGgctttctgaaaatgtggcccccaaaacattttagttgaataTCCAAGGTCTAGATGTTTTGATGCTTTAAACTCCAAACATGTTAGAGCATCCAGTGTAGTTGCAACCTTTGGCACAAACACCAAGACTATGGTACCAACGCTCCTCCACCTGTGGACCATCTACCTGTGGTTATTGTCTCTCATTGACTATTTCTATTTGTTCTGTCTTTGGTTCACCTTTGTCATAGTCCAGAATGagttgttttgggttttgtttgcTGTTCATTGTTGACATTTTAGCAAACTAGTTAAGACAAATGAGAAAAGGTATTTTtcccgccccccgccccccatatacagtggaacctaaaCTTACGAACTTaagtggttcttgaacatggttcgcaaaccgaaaagtttgtatagtgaagcaaagtttcccataagaaataatgtcagcctgaataattggttctagccttgacaaaagtccatattttggtaaaaaaaacacatactttAAAGACAGTATGAAGTGTATATAtcgattttccggactataaggcactgcTTTTTTTCTACGCTTTAAACTCttataatttatggatttttctccgcTAACGGACATTACgttatgtatttaacaaatagttttcacATACTACGGCAGAGACAATTAAACGGTGTGTTACTGTttatgctatggcgccatctttttggataagttcgctcactgcaggtgctgctggttgacaatgtacttcctgtttctgcTTCAAACCAGATGTAAAACTATCCTTACCGTTTCTGCTCGaaaagattcttcattcatcactccaagcaacgtttgtaagttttacaatataactaaaacaattcatacttactaaaccgttccatgtgtgatgtctgtaggagtgtttccatgcacatttgtacgtgctatcataacgtAATCAAGCtatcgtcgttagcattagctaatatgctaaaaagtgtctgtgttagtattaaatTACAACGGCAATTTaattgtattgttccagtttcacaaattcctcagtaaattattGTAagtcattgagtctgtttagcagattggagagctagcttcctcagctagtgggtccatgaccatgacttctgttttgtttgatcagccgttttactgccgtgttacagacaccgtttggaaacaattaagttatgtaaataaatatcacattttacaacgtatatatctgcggcttataatccgttgcggctaatatatggaaaatgtaAAATGTGGTGGGTTGCGGCTTAAATATGGGTGTGCTCTATAGCCCCTAatttattatcataattattatgGTAATTTATTATCATAACAAGAAGGTAAGGGATCAACAATCTCATTACAGTATTATCCAAACAACACGTCAGTGGGAAACACAATCACACAAAAGTCGCCCTGGTGCTCTTTTAAAAacattaacaaccatgttgcCTTGTGTCAGCGAATATTTGTGGCATGCAAGTGAGAAGAGGAGttgaatgatgatgatgaatgcAGACAGAGTGAGGTAGAGAGAGTAGTGGCAGTATTTTACTAAGCCGAAGCCTCTCCTCTCTTCCTCTCGTGTTGGTCTCACTCGGACCAGGTTTGGGCTTCACGAGGTCATCGCTGCACCAGGAATCTGTCcagcatgttttgtttttttaatttgtctgtAGTGGCGCATGCTGTTGTCATTATTGCGTAATCCTTACAAATTATGAATTTTTAAGTCCACAGCaaatccctccttctttccagtCTGGTGTGTTACTTTTTTGGACCCATATTGagtaacaaaataaacaaaaattgtTGAATTGCCAGAAAATAAACACACCCTGAAGATGGGCGGCCGAGTAAAGGACtgtgtaaacaggatgtgacataGGGGGCTCTGAAAATGACTGAATAAAGCGCTCATACACCGAGGAATATTTGGTGCGATGTAAAGGTTCGTAAACAGAAAAGgttgcaaatagaggggttcgtaaatcgaggttccactgtatatccgTGGGCTATCATAGGATTAATGATAAATAGTCACAACTAGTCCACACAAATATATTTTGTCACATTTAAGTCCACTCACATGCGATACTGTATGTGTGAAGTGTGCCTCCTTTGATTATGTTTTGCCCAAGTCCGTGTTGCCTGTAGTCTTAATGTGTGTGTCCTACCCCCTCTCACCCTGTTTCTGAGAAGAAGAGACCATGGAGGCTCTTACAGCTGAATACGAAGAGgtggatgatgatgaggatgatgaggaggaggaaaGTACAGAGGCAGCTATTGATGAGCAGCAATGGAGCGGGGAAGAGCTTGACCTGGACAGCCCCCGAGCTGAACCTTTAGAACAGGCAGAGGGCGTAGACAAGGACCAGGATCTAGACCTGGGGCCGGGCGAAGCAGCTAGCGCTGTGGCAGAGAGCTCTATGGAcatagaggaggaagaggaggatgatgAGGGTGAGGAGAGCCCTGAGACAGGTGTGTCCTCCCCTCTGCGCCCCCTCCCTGCCTGCATGTTCACGGCTTGTCACTGTTTATCAACGCCAGCTGTGGAGGATGGCAGCGTTTTTTCAGCTGGAATGGCAACTCATTGGCCCGGTGCACTGCTGTGTCTGCCAGGCAACAGAGGCTTTGGTGGAAAAAGTCACGTTATTTTCACTTCAAAGTGGttacattatgtttttttttgttttgctcttTTCGGGGGCTGGCTCTTTTGCACTGGTCTGATTACATGTTGCTCCCGCAATCATGCTTATTATCGGCAGCTGCAAGCTTTCAGGATTCTCATGTTTACACTGATGGCTTGGTGCTGGTATGCCCGTATATGGCATTCTGTAACCTTTACCTTTCTCACATGAATCACTCTTTGGTAGGATATTTGATGTCGACTCTTGTTTTTTCAAAATTTTAATTCAAAAAACTATGTTGTGAACCAAGAACCATGTTTAATCAACATGTTTTTATCAAAAGACCAAGTCATCTGGTTTAGATTTGTTCATTGTCAGTTGGTCGCATATTAAATGTTTGTCATTCACAGGCAAGCTTCAACTGTAAGAATGGCATTCGGTGTTTCTAATATAACATTTTGCATGGATTTCCATTTCAAAAATGATTGTTTTCCATCAGTCCACCTGACAGTTGCCTCATGCCGGTGCTCTCCCAtaccatgccatagttccatccATCTCTGACTTGATGGACCTCATTCTGTCGCCGTTCTTCTTCAGTGATGGCCGTTTCATTGTGCTGTAAGTTCCTGAGGAGAGCTTTGCTTGTTTCCCGCCTTTCCATTACCTAGCTAAATGACTATCAGAGCATGCCAAAGCAAAATCTTTCATGTAGTGTCCGTAACGGCCAACTTCCAGATGTTCTTTCAGCTGTGAAGATGGACTCAGAAAAACCTGCGAGTGTGAAAAGTGGTTCCATGAGCCCAGACAGCATCGGATCTGAGAAACATCCGGAGGAGCTTGTCGAGCCCCAGAGCCAGGGGTTCTTCGCTGGAGAACGAGTTGTACCAGAAAGTCCCACCATTGATACGCCGTCCTTTATACCTCCTGCTGTTCAAAATCAAGCCAAAGAATCTGCCAAATCAATCACCCTTCAGCCTGTTTATGGTGAGCCCCTCACCGTGTCAGAGAAACAGCCATCGGTGGAGGTGGTGGAGTTCAGCAGCCTCGGTGGCCCATCTGAATTATCCTCAACAGGAGCCAACGTGGAAGGAGGAAGCTTGACCGGTGATGCAGTGTCAGCATATTTTGAAACATCGGCCACTGACGTTCATGTGGCTGCCCAGAGCAAAAGCGAGGGTTATTATGAACTGAGCAGAGTTGATGAAGAGAACAAAACCAGTGATTCCAAGTCACAGGAGATGCAGGATAGTGGTGACGTTCGAAAGGCAGAAGAAACACACCTTTTCTCAGTTGCTGACAAAAGTAATGACTCCAAGCTTTCCCCAGGTAAACTGGCTTTGGAGCAAAGGAGCTACTCCCTAAACATTACTATCGGCGCATTGGATCAAAGTGGTCAGTGCAGAATGAGGAACTTTTCCCCATTGGCCACGGATATCATGTCATACACCAGCGGAAGTCTTGATGAGACCGCAGACTACCTCCCAATCACCACTCCCTCCGGAGAGAAGCCACCTCCTTTTCCTCCACTGATACTGGAAACCGCAGCATCAATCACTTCAGATTCTTCATCTCCACCCCGGATGACCGAAGAAGTTTTAGACCCCAGCCAAGGACCTGAGTCACCGCAGCCGTGCGAGAGAAGCCCTAACAATGCAGTCATGGCCCAGGACTTGCCTGAGATGCTTGATCTTGCCGGGGGTCGCTCCAGGCTGACGTCTGAAGACGCCGATCCAGGAAACGTACGGAGAAAGTCAATTCAAGCGGATGTTCCTATTTTTTCGGATGACTCACTGGTGAGCTTTGTCTCAGGTGAACACAGTCCTGGAATCCAAAAGAGTGACAGTCAGCTAGAAGAGTTGGGCTATTGTGTGTTTAGTGAATACTCTGGGCCTATGCCATCCCCCGCAGATTTGATTAGTCCAAACAATACTTCTGCACAGATATTTACCCCCTCTGTTCTTGTGGAGAAAGTTGCTGAACAAGCCCGGAAACTAGCAGTGCGAGACGCGTCTGAGGAAGATAAGAGCTTGACTCCTGGGGAAGTGGTCAGTGAGGAAAAAGAGAAGGCGGCAAGGAAAGATTCTGCTGAAGAAAAAGATCAAAAAGACACGAATGACCAGCTGAATGAATCAGTAAGTAAGGAGGTGAAAAGATCTGCCCTGCCAGGCGAGTCCTTTGTGACACCGACTGTCACTGTGACTTTAGAAGAAGATGGCAGCTCGGGAAGTGAGACAGAGCGACAAGCTAGTGCCGAAGGCTCCATTTCTGAAACTGAGATCGCTGACTATGAGCGGCAGATCCGCAAACTGGAGATGGAAGACCGGCCTCTCAGTTTGGAGGAGGAACGAGAGCTGCAGGAACTCCGGGAGAAAGTGAAGCTGGTGCACCAGGAAGCTTACGAGGAGGTGGATGCTGAAGATGTGTACCAGTTGACGGGAGTAGCCAAAGATCGCATTGCAAGGCCTGTAAAAACCTCACCCACTTCCTCTGTGGAAAGTAATATTGACGACGACAAACTGCTCTCGCCAGTGCTCTCACCGTCCAAGCTCAAACAAAAAGAACTTTATGGCTCCCCTAAAAGATCAGTCTCACCTGTGTTAGCAGCAACCAAAGATGCAAAAGAggactctgacagaaaaatgAGAGAACAGAAAGAAAAGGAAGCAACTGAAAAGAAAGTAATGGATGAGAAACAGGAAGCAGAAAAAATAGTTGGAGAAGAGACAGAACAGAAGCCGAATGAAATCAAAGACAAAGAAGAGGCAGGAAAGATGAGAATGGAAGTAAAGGAAACGGAGAAAGAGCAGGAGATGAAACAGaaagaagagagagagaaagaggatAATGAGATGAAAGAAAAGGAACAGAGAGAGATGATTGCGGGAAAAAGGATTGAAGAAGAGGAGAGAGAGCAGAAAGAAAAGGAAGAGGCAGAAAGAATTGAGAAAGAAAGGAAAGAAAATGAGACAAGGGAGCTAAGAGTAAAAGAAGAGGCAGAACAAATTGAGAAGGAGAGAAAAGAAAAGGAAGAGAgggaactaaaacaaaaggaagagagagaaagagaagagAAGGAGTTGAGGGAGCTGAATCAAAAGGAAGAGAGAGAaagaaaagaggaggaggagagggaACTGAAAGAAAAGGAAGAGAAAGCAAGAAAAGAGAAGGAGGAGAGGGAACTGAAAGAAAAGGAAGAGAAAGCAAGAAAAGAGAAGGAGGAGAGGGAACTGAAAGAAAAGGAAGAGAAAGCAAGTAAAGAGAAGGAGGAAAGGGAACTGAAAGAAAAGGAAGAGAAAGCAAGAAAAGAGAAGGAGGAGAGGGAACTGAAAGAAAAGgaagagaaagaaagaaaagagaaTGAGGAGAGGGAGCTGAAAGAAAAGGAAGAGAAAGCAAGAAAAGAGAAGGAGATGCTGAAAGAAAAGGAAGAGAAAGAACGGAAGGAGAAAGAGGGGAAGGAGATTAAAGAAAGAGAAGAGCAGGAAAAGATTGAGAGAGAAAGGAATGAGAAAGAAGAACGAGAAgagaaaggaaagaaggaggcAGAAGAGAAGCAAAGAAAAGAAAGGGAGGAGAAAGAgttgaaggagaaggaggagaaggtccAACAGGAGCTGAAAAAGGCTGAAGAGATAAAGGAAGGTGAAGATGAGGAGTTAGCGAGAGGAACTGAGGTCACTGAGACTTGTGCTGCCATCGAGTCTGTGGTCACCGTAGAAGACGACTTCATCACTGTGGTCCAGACCATCGATGAAGCAGAAGAACCGGGTCACAGTGTTCGTTTCTCGGCTCCACCTGAAGCTGTAGTCCTCTGTATCCCTGGTGGGGGAGAGGAAGAGGAAGGAGAAGAccaggaagaagaggaggagtcaGTGGAGTTGGTCCAGGAGGCCGACGTTGAGGCTGCAAGCTTTGAAGAAGTTTGTGAAATT from Entelurus aequoreus isolate RoL-2023_Sb linkage group LG14, RoL_Eaeq_v1.1, whole genome shotgun sequence carries:
- the map2 gene encoding microtubule-associated protein 2 isoform X1; its protein translation is MADDRQPEDGASQWDAAGGQEPSGTHGANGFSSSSYRSCQSAGSHAPSVPFSGRENGFNGELTGAHAVTAEQVSARIVQEVTAEAVAVLKGEQESQRLPSVEDTTNLPPSPPPSPAAEHVAPLDQDVGDEEEAGPLRRFQNSRERCKFLAPSISVSVPEDDPYHSDEEYYEHPLFSPEWTHSGARPAGQTVAFRQIEEETMEALTAEYEEVDDDEDDEEEESTEAAIDEQQWSGEELDLDSPRAEPLEQAEGVDKDQDLDLGPGEAASAVAESSMDIEEEEEDDEGEESPETAVKMDSEKPASVKSGSMSPDSIGSEKHPEELVEPQSQGFFAGERVVPESPTIDTPSFIPPAVQNQAKESAKSITLQPVYGEPLTVSEKQPSVEVVEFSSLGGPSELSSTGANVEGGSLTGDAVSAYFETSATDVHVAAQSKSEGYYELSRVDEENKTSDSKSQEMQDSGDVRKAEETHLFSVADKSNDSKLSPGKLALEQRSYSLNITIGALDQSGQCRMRNFSPLATDIMSYTSGSLDETADYLPITTPSGEKPPPFPPLILETAASITSDSSSPPRMTEEVLDPSQGPESPQPCERSPNNAVMAQDLPEMLDLAGGRSRLTSEDADPGNVRRKSIQADVPIFSDDSLVSFVSGEHSPGIQKSDSQLEELGYCVFSEYSGPMPSPADLISPNNTSAQIFTPSVLVEKVAEQARKLAVRDASEEDKSLTPGEVVSEEKEKAARKDSAEEKDQKDTNDQLNESVSKEVKRSALPGESFVTPTVTVTLEEDGSSGSETERQASAEGSISETEIADYERQIRKLEMEDRPLSLEEERELQELREKVKLVHQEAYEEVDAEDVYQLTGVAKDRIARPVKTSPTSSVESNIDDDKLLSPVLSPSKLKQKELYGSPKRSVSPVLAATKDAKEDSDRKMREQKEKEATEKKVMDEKQEAEKIVGEETEQKPNEIKDKEEAGKMRMEVKETEKEQEMKQKEEREKEDNEMKEKEQREMIAGKRIEEEEREQKEKEEAERIEKERKENETRELRVKEEAEQIEKERKEKEERELKQKEEREREEKELRELNQKEERERKEEEERELKEKEEKARKEKEERELKEKEEKARKEKEERELKEKEEKASKEKEERELKEKEEKARKEKEERELKEKEEKERKENEERELKEKEEKARKEKEMLKEKEEKERKEKEGKEIKEREEQEKIERERNEKEEREEKGKKEAEEKQRKEREEKELKEKEEKVQQELKKAEEIKEGEDEELARGTEVTETCAAIESVVTVEDDFITVVQTIDEAEEPGHSVRFSAPPEAVVLCIPGGGEEEEGEDQEEEEESVELVQEADVEAASFEEVCEIPDNLGSPGREAPTEGLTESYDKDETTMDDSILDSSWVDAQDDDKSMATEQMESLPEGRVQQTGVQNQQTEQKRIEKPVKPRAKGGRVKGRIATPERKPLRKEPVYMSREEVKKKKAVATKSELAKKTESPSKRSGPKPAYRQTRPTQHHSVPRRRLTEALSDGRQPLSVARRSCDRALDGRSRSPDKTSSAPRHATSLSRRGYHEHEDSSTSITSSGSTAPRRPMSCRAAMRAEYRTGRAATMTAVSEPVRSRSARSGHSTPRTPGSSAVTPGTPPSYSSSSRTPGTPRSLSRISQERRVAVVRTPPKSPATTPKQLRIINQPLPDFKRVKSKVGSIDNIKYQPKGGQVLIPSVRLDFSHVQSRCGSLDRRGYSAGGGNVQIQNKKIDLSHVTSKCGSLDNIHHRPGGGNVRIESVKLDFKDKAQAKVGSLDNAHHTPGGGRFTIESHRLTFRDHAKARVDHGAEIVVRSPGRSRSMSPQRQRDSHLSSAGSLNMAESPQLATLAEDVSAALAKQGL
- the map2 gene encoding microtubule-associated protein 2 isoform X3 — protein: MADDRQPEDGASQWDAAGGQEPSGTHGANGFSSSSYRSCQSAGSHAPSVPFSGRENGFNGELTGAHAVTAEQVSARIVQEVTAEAVAVLKGEQESQRLPSVEDTTNLPPSPPPSPAAEHVAPLDQDVGDEEEAGPLRRFQNSRERCKFLAPSISVSVPEDDPYHSDEEYYEHPLFSPEWTHSGARPAGQTVAFRQIEEETMEALTAEYEEVDDDEDDEEEESTEAAIDEQQWSGEELDLDSPRAEPLEQAEGVDKDQDLDLGPGEAASAVAESSMDIEEEEEDDEGEESPETAVKMDSEKPASVKSGSMSPDSIGSEKHPEELVEPQSQGFFAGERVVPESPTIDTPSFIPPAVQNQAKESAKSITLQPVYGEPLTVSEKQPSVEVVEFSSLGGPSELSSTGANVEGGSLTGDAVSAYFETSATDVHVAAQSKSEGYYELSRVDEENKTSDSKSQEMQDSGDVRKAEETHLFSVADKSNDSKLSPGKLALEQRSYSLNITIGALDQSGQCRMRNFSPLATDIMSYTSGSLDETADYLPITTPSGEKPPPFPPLILETAASITSDSSSPPRMTEEVLDPSQGPESPQPCERSPNNAVMAQDLPEMLDLAGGRSRLTSEDADPGNVRRKSIQADVPIFSDDSLVSFVSGEHSPGIQKSDSQLEELGYCVFSEYSGPMPSPADLISPNNTSAQIFTPSVLVEKVAEQARKLAVRDASEEDKSLTPGEVVSEEKEKAARKDSAEEKDQKDTNDQLNESVSKEVKRSALPGESFVTPTVTVTLEEDGSSGSETERQASAEGSISETEIADYERQIRKLEMEDRPLSLEEERELQELREKVKLVHQEAYEEVDAEDVYQLTGVAKDRIARPVKTSPTSSVESNIDDDKLLSPVLSPSKLKQKELYGSPKRSVSPVLAATKDAKEDSDRKMREQKEKEATEKKVMDEKQEAEKIVGEETEQKPNEIKDKEEAGKMRMEVKETEKEQEMKQKEEREKEDNEMKEKEQREMIAGKRIEEEEREQKEKEEAERIEKERKENETRELRVKEEAEQIEKERKEKEERELKQKEEREREEKELRELNQKEERERKEEEERELKEKEEKARKEKEERELKEKEEKARKEKEERELKEKEEKASKEKEERELKEKEEKARKEKEERELKEKEEKERKENEERELKEKEEKARKEKEMLKEKEEKERKEKEGKEIKEREEQEKIERERNEKEEREEKGKKEAEEKQRKEREEKELKEKEEKVQQELKKAEEIKEGEDEELARGTEVTETCAAIESVVTVEDDFITVVQTIDEAEEPGHSVRFSAPPEAVVLCIPGGGEEEEGEDQEEEEESVELVQEADVEAASFEEVCEIPDNLGSPGREAPTEGLTESYDKDETTMDDSILDSSWVDAQDDDKSMATEQMESLPEGRVQQTGVQNQQTEQKRIEKPVKPRAKGGRVKGRIATPERKPLRKEPVYMSREEVKKKKAVATKSELAKKTESPSKRSGPKPAYRQTRPTQHHSVPRRRLTEALSDGRQPLSVARRSCDRALDGRSRSPDKTSSAPRHATSLSRRGYHEHEDSSTSITSSGSTAPRRPMSCRAAMRAEYRTGRAATMTAVSEPVRSRSARSGHSTPRTPGSSAVTPGTPPSYSSSSRTPGTPRSLSRISQERRVAVVRTPPKSPATTPKQLRIINQPLPDFKRVKSKVGSIDNIKYQPKGGQVLIPSVRLDFSHVQSRCGSLDRRGYSAGGGNVQIQNKKIDLSHVTSKCGSLDNIHHRPGGGNVRIESVKLDFKDKAQAKIESHRLTFRDHAKARVDHGAEIVVRSPGRSRSMSPQRQRDSHLSSAGSLNMAESPQLATLAEDVSAALAKQGL